The sequence below is a genomic window from Clostridium putrefaciens.
ACAGTTTGTTTTAATCCTAAAGAGTTTTCTAAAATCCCCCTACTACCCCCGTTCACATATCCTTTAACTGACCACCCTATGGCAGTTTGACTTAGGTAGGAATCGAAGGCTATCTTAGGATTTTGAATGCAGGCACCGGCCCAAAGCTTAAGAAATCCCACTTTATCATCCATTAAACTATCTACTTTAAAGTCTTTGTGAAATTTAATATAATCTACATTTCCTGGCATGTAATTTTCTGACCAAGAACTTAAAGGCATTATTTCAGTAGCCTTTTTTAATTGTTCTTCATTTAAATAACCATTATTTTTTATAACAGCAGCAATTTGCTGTGTTGGAATTCCAAAAGCCTCACTAGAGGAAGCTGGTTCTATTCCAATTAGACTATAAATTGGTCCCTTTATTAAAAGAAAAATAGTTAAAACAGAAACAAATGTTATTATATATGGCTTTGATTTCTTTATGTTTACTAGTATTAACATTATTAATGTTCCAAATAGTGGAACCAGGCCATTGTGTCTAAATAATACAACCCCTAGGGAACAAAGTATAAAATAAATAAGATTTTTCCTATTATATATCCATTCATTATTAGTGATAACAATGTTTATAATTAGCATTGTAAATAAGAGTATAAATCCGCTATAGATTATATCCTTCCACAAAGTAATAAACATTATTCCATTAACAGGGTTTAAGGCCATGACTAAAGTGATTAAGTATAGAATCTTTTTGTCAACACCAAGTCTTTCGAAGTTATACATACAATATCCAATCATTATAGACATAATAAGTACTTGAACTATAACAACTGCAGCTGGAGAATACCATACTTTTGTAATTAAATAGGTGAATAAAGTATGTACTACAGGGTTAGAATCATAGTATACACCTTCTGATATTTGCCACCATTGATTCATGGAATCTGCTGTCATAACCCCTGGGTAAAATGCCAGTAAATAAAAGATACCCAATAAAATAAAAGGGACAGCATAGATAAGTATTCTTTTTTTACTTATATGTTCATGCTTAACTGGAATTTCAAACTGTAAAAGTGATATAAAAAGAATTGAAAAAGAAATAAAAAGAAGCAAAAACATAAATATATTGATTGAATACTTAATAATAGTTGGATAGGATAATAAGTAATTTTTATAAGATATAAATATAATTTTATATAATATACATGCCATAAAAGAAAAGATAGGTATTAGTATCTTGTTCTTTTTGTTTAAATTATTAAATTTGTTAGGTAATTCATTTATTATTTTACTGAAAAATAGGGTTAATGGAATAATAAAAAATAGGGGTATAAGCATCCTATTATTATTGTTTGGATTAATGTAAAGAGAAATTGTAAAACTATAAATAACACCTAAAATTAAACTAGATACATTGTTAGTAACGTTGCTTTTAATCATACTTCACCTCTAAAATAATTATTTTGTATATGTTATAAATTAAGATATGTAACATATTATATCATAAATTCTCACATACTTAATGATTTGAATTGATAAATGTGGTAATATAATTAATGTAGATTATAAGAAATCTTATATAATAGATAAAAGGTATGAAGATAATAGTATAATAAGCTTATGACATTATTAATTTATGGATAGGTTCTATTACTATTTTGCCTGATAAAAGATAAAATAAAGGGGGAAATCAAAGATGAAAGTACTAATCATTATTCCTGCTTTTAATGAAGAAGAAAACTTAATCAAATTAATAGATAACATAAAGGTTTGTTGTCCTTTTTATGATATATTAGTAGTAAATGATTGCTCTACAGATAATACAAGACTTTTAAGATTTCAGCCACCGGTTTATAAGGTGGATTTAGGATCTAACTTAGGTATTGGTGGAGCTGTGCAGACTGGATATAAATTTGCATATTATAATAATTATGATGTGGCTGTGCAGGTAGATGGAGATGGTCAGCATAATCCTAAGTACATAAAGGACCTTATTGAAGAGATTAATAATGGAGAAAATATGTGTCTTGGGTCTAGGTTTATAGATAAGGCTGGATTTCAATCTACATTTGCAAGAAGAATAGGCATAGTATACTTTTCAAATCTTATATATTTGGTATCTAAAAAAAGGATAACGGATCCGACTTCGGGATTTAGAGCCTGTGATAAAACTGTAATTAAGATGTTTGCAAGAAGATATCCTACAGATTATCCAGAGCCTGAAACATTAGTTTCTTTAGCGAAAAATAAGCTTCGTATAAAAGAGATTCCTGTAGTAATGAATGAAAGAGAAAGTGGAGTATCTTCAATAAATCTCATTAAATCTATATATTATATGATAAAGGTTTCAATAGCTATATGTTTCACCTCGGTTTCCAGTAAATAACATAGTTATAATTTGAACTTTGGAGGATGGATAGATGAATTATCAGCTTCAGATTATTCTAACATTAGTTTCAATAGGATTTTTTATATTTATTTATAAAATGATAACAAATTATAAGATGGATCTCAGACATAGTCTAGTTTGGGTTTTATCTAGTTTGATTTTTATATTAATGTCTATATTCCCGGGTATTTTAACTAGTATTTCAAGACTTATACATATTGAAGAACCTGTTAACACAATATTTCTTTTGGTTATATTTTTTCTTTTGTTAGTAACATTTACGTTAACATTAACTATTTCAAAAAGATCTAACAGTATAAAAGATTTAGTACAAGAGGTTGCAATTTTAAAACTTAAGGTTGAAGGGTTATCTAAAGAAAAAGAAAAAGATAATAACTAGTATTGTAAAACGTGATATATAAGTATTAACTAGAGATCAGTAATTTTTTTGAAATATGCTGGTCTTTTTTATATAACATTTTAGATAAAGTAATCCTTACAATAATTTTTTGACAATAGATAGAACTATTGATAAAATTAATAATCAGGTAACTTGATGAAAGAGGTAGAAAAAAGATGGAAGTTAATTTTGAAAGTCTTAAAATAACACAAAAGATGATAAATGGGTTAGAAAGTTTAGGAATTGAAAATCCTACAGAAATTCAAGAAAAAGTAATTCCTTTAGCGTTAGAGGGGAAAAATTTAATAGGACAGTCTGAGACAGGTACAGGTAAGACACTATCTTATCTTTTACCTATAATAGAAAAGATAGATGTAAATAAAAAAGAGATGCAATGTATAATAATAGCTCCAACACATGAGCTTGTAATGCAGATACATAATACTATTTCAGATTTAAGAAATAGTTCGGGTATAGAAGTTTTATCTACACCTTTAATAGGAAGCGCTAATATTACAAGGCAAATAGAAAAGTTAAAGTCAAAGCCACATATTATAGTAGGATCTTCAGGAAGAATATTAGAACTTATAAAAAAGAGGAAGATATCAGCCCACACTATAAGGATTATAGTTATTGACGAGGTAGATAAGCTTTTAGATAAAGATAATATTCCTTCTATAAAAGAGATAATAAAAGCTACACCAAAGGATGCTCAAATGATGATGTTTTCAGCTACTATAACAGGAAATACCTTAGATGCTTCCAAAACATTAGCTCTAGATGTTGTTGTTGTAAGTGTTAAAGATACAAATACTGTTAATGAGGATATAATTCATGGGTATATTTTGACTGAACATAGAAAGAAAATAGATACGTTAAGAAAACTTATATCTTCAGTAAATCCTAAAAGGGCCCTTATATTTATTAACAGTAGTTATGATGTAGATAAAACTCTTGAAAAGCTTAGATTTCATAATATAAAGGTAGACTCTGTTCACGGTAGTAATGATAAGGAAGACAGACAAAGAGCTTTAGAAAACTTTAGAAAAGGTAGCATACAAGTTTTAGTTGCTTCAGATATTGCTGCAAGGGGCCTTGATATTAAAGGTATAACCCATGTGATAAATTTAGATCTTCCAAAGGATTCTAAAGATTACTTACATAGAGTAGGAAGAGTTGGAAGGGCAGGAGAAATAGGAGAAGTATTCTCTCTTGTAGATCCTAAAGAAGAAAGCCTTATAAAGAAATATGAGGATAATTTTAAGATTGTTATTAAAGAGAAATATCTGTATGGTGGAAGAGTTGAGATTCAAGAAGATTAATAGGAGAATTTAGACTTTTGCACAAGTTTATAGGAAATGTTTAGAGGTGAGTTATTAGTTATGAATATTCAAGTTTTTGGCATAAAAAAGTGCTTTGATACGAAAAAGGCAGAAAGGTATTTTAAGGAGAGAAATATAAAATATCAGTTTATTGATTTAAATGAAAAGGCTTTAAGCAAGGGCGAATTACAAAGTGTAAAATCTTCTGTAGGATTAATAAATTTAATAAATAAAGAAAGTAAAGAATATGAAAAGCTAAATCTTTCAAATATTAGAAGCGATAGTACAAGAGAAGAAATACTTTTAAAAAACCCAAAACTATATAAAACACCTATAGTTCGTAATGGGAACATGGCTACAGTTGGTTATGATATAGAGACTTGGAAAATTTGGGAGTAGAAAAAGGGTATACTAAAGCTTAAACATCTTTATTTAAAAGGTTAAAAAACCCTGACTTTATACAATAGTAAGGTCTTTAGATAAAGAAAGTATGGTGAATAGAATGAATGATTATATCTTTCATGCAATAAATAATATAGCTAATAAAAGTAGTGTTTTAGATGAAATAATGATTATAACTTCAAAATATGGCCCTTATATATCTATATTAGCTTTAGGAAGTATACTTATATTAGGGATATATAAAAAGAAAAGAAGACCAGTTCAATATGCTATAGAAACGCTAATAATAACTATAATAAGTATGGTATTAAGTTTTGTAATTGGTAGGGTCTTTTATGTGGAAAGGCCCTTTGTTAAAAATAAGGTTAATTTGCTTATAAATCACAAAAGTAATGCTTCTTTTCCAAGTAATCATGCTATGGGAACTATGAGTATAGCGGTAGGATTATTTTCATTTGATAATTTAATAGGAATGTTTTTAACCTTTCTATCTATAATGGTAGGTATTGCTAGGGTATATGTAGGCAATCACTATCCTTTAGATGTTATAGGTGGTTATATATTAGTTTTTATAGTAGATTACATATATAAAAGGTATATAAGGAAGTTTATAGTTACAGATTAATTTTGCAATGTAACTATAATATTAATAAAAAGAAGCTTTTATTAAAGCTTCTTTTTATTTTATTAATATTTAAAAACCTTAGGTTACATATTAATATTAATTTGAAATATTTAATATGCTTTTTTATAATTCACAATAATGGTGGATAGTATGTTTAAATTTAAAAATTACCTTATCTTTAAAATAGATAAAATAATTAACAATATTCCACCAAGCCAAGATAAATCTAATTTTGAAGTTTTAGCAAGCTTCTTACCTAAAAAGACACCTGAATATATAGCTACAATACCACAAACTAAAGATAACAAAATTACCTGTATATAATTAGCATTTCCAAGACTACTTCCAAACCCAACAGCTAGCGAGTCTAAAGATAGAGCTATTGCTAGATATAGGGCTTCTTTTGGCTCTAGCTCCTTTGAATTATTAAAGTCGGCTTTAGTTTCATCGGCATATATATCAATTATAAATCTTAAATCAAATAATTTTAAATTTATCTTCTTACCTGAAGCTTTACCTATATAATTCTTCACAAGACTTTGAAATAAATAGTATATACCTAGTAAAAACAATATTAAAAAGCTTATTATGGAGGTAATGTTACCTGGAATAAGTTTTTTTATTATAGAACCAAAAAAAAGGGATATAGCAAGGCAAGAAGAACAAACTATATTAATAACTGTTATAGATAAAAAGGGGATTTTTATTTTATTTGCACCATAAGCAATACTAGCCACTAGTGCATCTAAAGATAAGGCTAGTACTAATAGTAGGGACTCTAACATCATATCACCTGCCAATATTATTTTGTAAGACTTTATCGTATTTCCCCGGGAATATAGTAGGGAATTATAGATATTAATATATTATTCATGTATTTATGAATGGTTACACTATAAAAAAACCTCACCACTTAAGGCGAGGTTTTAATTAATAAGTTATATAATTTACATGAATTCATTAAGGAACTTATCTGCATTTTTAGGTTCCCATGTTCTATCTACTAATGATATTCCTGAATTTAATACAGGATGAAGTTCTCCGTAAGTGGCTTTACCTTTTTCCTGATAGATTATACCACCTGGAATCCCTTCATCTCCAAATTGAGATGCCTTCTCAAATGCTGAAAGCTTATTACTTGGATCATGGGATTCATCTAAATAATAAAGTCTATCTTTATACCACTTAAAGGTATTTACTTTATTAAATGTTACACAAGGTTGAAGTATATCTATTAAAGCATATCCTTTATGATTCATAGCAGCTTTTATAATTTCTACAAGCTTATCCTTATCTCCAGAGAATGCTCTAGCTACAAAGGTCGCTCCAGCACTTATTGCTACTGCTAGTGGATTTAAAGGATATATATTAACACCTTCAAATTGCATAGAAGTCTTTTGACCTAAAGCAGTTGTAGGTGATCCCTGACCTTTAGTTAATCCATAAATTTGATTATCGTGAACTAATTGAACTATATCCACATTTCTTCTTTGTGCATGCAAGAAGTGATTTCCACCTTCTCCATAAGCATCACCATCACCACCAGTAACTACAACATTTAAATCTTTATTAACTAATTTTATAGCTTGAGCTGGAGGAAGAGCTCTTCCGTGCAGACCATTAAATCCATTGGCTCTTATATAATGAGGTGTCTTTGCAGCTTGTCCTATACCGGAAACCATTACTAATTGATCAGGAGCTATGTCAAGCTCTGCAGCGGCTCTCTTTATAGCATCTAGTATGTTAAAGTTACCACAACCAGGGCACCATGTATTTTCATCTTTAGTGTTATAAAGCTTTATATCTAACATTTAAAGCGCCTCCCTTTTTACTGCATCATATATTTCTATAGAATTTAATTGTCTTCCATCGTATTTGAGGATACTTTTATTCATAATTAATCCTGTTTCTTGAGTTATAAATTTACCTAGTTGTCCTGTAAAGTTTTGTTCAACATTTATTAATGTTTTAGCATCTTTAGAATACTTAGCTAGCAAATTTTGAGGTAGGGGGGATATATCTCCAAAGCTAAGAGCGCCAACATTGAAACCATCTTTATTAAGCATATCTACAGCTTCTTTTAAAGCACCATAAGTTGAGCCCCAGCCTAGTAATAATGTATCAGGAGTTTCTACCCCAAAGTATTCAGGTTCAATTAAATCTTCTTTAATTAAATCTAGCTTTTTCATCCTTTTTTGCATTTGTTCATTTCTTACATCAGATTCTTCAGTTATATGGGAATCTTCAGTGTGCTCATCACTATCAACTAGAACTATCTGTCCTTTAACCTTTCCAGGGATAAACCTTGGAGATATTCCATTTTCAGTTAGCTTATACCTTTGGTATTCTTCGCCATCAGTTAATACATCTGATATTGATATATGTCGTTCTATTTTAAGTGATTGAAGATCAAACTTTGGAACAGTAATATTATAATCTGCTAGATATTGATCTGTTAATAATAAAACTACAGTTTGATATTTATCTGCTAAGTTTAAGGCTCTAAAAGTTTGATAAAAAGCATCTTCAGGGTTTCTAACAGCTATAACCATCCTTGGGAATTCACCATGAGAAGCTGTAAGTAAGAAGCTTAAATCACTTTGTTCAGTTCTAGTAGGAAGTCCTGTAGCAGGGCCTGGTCTTTGTGAGTCTACTACAACTAGAGGAGTTTCCATAATACCTGCAAGACCTAAAGCTTCTACCATAAGTGAGAAACCACCACCAGATGAACC
It includes:
- a CDS encoding 2-oxoacid:ferredoxin oxidoreductase subunit beta produces the protein MLDIKLYNTKDENTWCPGCGNFNILDAIKRAAAELDIAPDQLVMVSGIGQAAKTPHYIRANGFNGLHGRALPPAQAIKLVNKDLNVVVTGGDGDAYGEGGNHFLHAQRRNVDIVQLVHDNQIYGLTKGQGSPTTALGQKTSMQFEGVNIYPLNPLAVAISAGATFVARAFSGDKDKLVEIIKAAMNHKGYALIDILQPCVTFNKVNTFKWYKDRLYYLDESHDPSNKLSAFEKASQFGDEGIPGGIIYQEKGKATYGELHPVLNSGISLVDRTWEPKNADKFLNEFM
- a CDS encoding DUF2304 domain-containing protein; this translates as MNYQLQIILTLVSIGFFIFIYKMITNYKMDLRHSLVWVLSSLIFILMSIFPGILTSISRLIHIEEPVNTIFLLVIFFLLLVTFTLTLTISKRSNSIKDLVQEVAILKLKVEGLSKEKEKDNN
- the ytaF gene encoding sporulation membrane protein YtaF, producing the protein MLESLLLVLALSLDALVASIAYGANKIKIPFLSITVINIVCSSCLAISLFFGSIIKKLIPGNITSIISFLILFLLGIYYLFQSLVKNYIGKASGKKINLKLFDLRFIIDIYADETKADFNNSKELEPKEALYLAIALSLDSLAVGFGSSLGNANYIQVILLSLVCGIVAIYSGVFLGKKLAKTSKLDLSWLGGILLIILSILKIR
- a CDS encoding DUF6020 family protein translates to MTADSMNQWWQISEGVYYDSNPVVHTLFTYLITKVWYSPAAVVIVQVLIMSIMIGYCMYNFERLGVDKKILYLITLVMALNPVNGIMFITLWKDIIYSGFILLFTMLIINIVITNNEWIYNRKNLIYFILCSLGVVLFRHNGLVPLFGTLIMLILVNIKKSKPYIITFVSVLTIFLLIKGPIYSLIGIEPASSSEAFGIPTQQIAAVIKNNGYLNEEQLKKATEIMPLSSWSENYMPGNVDYIKFHKDFKVDSLMDDKVGFLKLWAGACIQNPKIAFDSYLSQTAIGWSVKGYVNGGSRGILENSLGLKQTVLINSLTKLCNKFLDLTQKPDLQHFFWKPAFQMFFILLFGLLAILRNGSKTLLVILPVLLNAATIFIATPAQDFRYLYSNTLVYLIPIVFCFIKIDSVKHDISIVPKATSKK
- a CDS encoding arsenate reductase family protein, which gives rise to MNIQVFGIKKCFDTKKAERYFKERNIKYQFIDLNEKALSKGELQSVKSSVGLINLINKESKEYEKLNLSNIRSDSTREEILLKNPKLYKTPIVRNGNMATVGYDIETWKIWE
- a CDS encoding glycosyltransferase family 2 protein, whose product is MKVLIIIPAFNEEENLIKLIDNIKVCCPFYDILVVNDCSTDNTRLLRFQPPVYKVDLGSNLGIGGAVQTGYKFAYYNNYDVAVQVDGDGQHNPKYIKDLIEEINNGENMCLGSRFIDKAGFQSTFARRIGIVYFSNLIYLVSKKRITDPTSGFRACDKTVIKMFARRYPTDYPEPETLVSLAKNKLRIKEIPVVMNERESGVSSINLIKSIYYMIKVSIAICFTSVSSK
- a CDS encoding DEAD/DEAH box helicase, with protein sequence MEVNFESLKITQKMINGLESLGIENPTEIQEKVIPLALEGKNLIGQSETGTGKTLSYLLPIIEKIDVNKKEMQCIIIAPTHELVMQIHNTISDLRNSSGIEVLSTPLIGSANITRQIEKLKSKPHIIVGSSGRILELIKKRKISAHTIRIIVIDEVDKLLDKDNIPSIKEIIKATPKDAQMMMFSATITGNTLDASKTLALDVVVVSVKDTNTVNEDIIHGYILTEHRKKIDTLRKLISSVNPKRALIFINSSYDVDKTLEKLRFHNIKVDSVHGSNDKEDRQRALENFRKGSIQVLVASDIAARGLDIKGITHVINLDLPKDSKDYLHRVGRVGRAGEIGEVFSLVDPKEESLIKKYEDNFKIVIKEKYLYGGRVEIQED
- a CDS encoding 2-oxoacid:acceptor oxidoreductase subunit alpha, producing the protein MKFNILVGGTAGQGMDTISDFIEKLLFKKGFYVFSNKDYMSRVRGGHNFTQVRFGDEPIYTHTTSIDLIIALDKDTIDTHLNNLEDNGIIITDEKIEHDDKRVKTFPLMKLAKDAGLTRAFGSVAAGIVVKYFGISNEGVSDIFSKKFTDEIRKINVDAFNKGYNLVDSTYDLKEGHLKDNMLINGNTSIALGALAGGLSYYAAYPMTPATSIMTYLSKKQVEAGIVVDQVEDEIAAINAAIGASYAGARSMTGSSGGGFSLMVEALGLAGIMETPLVVVDSQRPGPATGLPTRTEQSDLSFLLTASHGEFPRMVIAVRNPEDAFYQTFRALNLADKYQTVVLLLTDQYLADYNITVPKFDLQSLKIERHISISDVLTDGEEYQRYKLTENGISPRFIPGKVKGQIVLVDSDEHTEDSHITEESDVRNEQMQKRMKKLDLIKEDLIEPEYFGVETPDTLLLGWGSTYGALKEAVDMLNKDGFNVGALSFGDISPLPQNLLAKYSKDAKTLINVEQNFTGQLGKFITQETGLIMNKSILKYDGRQLNSIEIYDAVKREAL
- a CDS encoding phosphatase PAP2 family protein, which gives rise to MNDYIFHAINNIANKSSVLDEIMIITSKYGPYISILALGSILILGIYKKKRRPVQYAIETLIITIISMVLSFVIGRVFYVERPFVKNKVNLLINHKSNASFPSNHAMGTMSIAVGLFSFDNLIGMFLTFLSIMVGIARVYVGNHYPLDVIGGYILVFIVDYIYKRYIRKFIVTD